GATCGCGTAGAGCGCGTGCTCGCCTGCATACGGCAAGCGCGCGACCGTCACTGCATCGTCCGCCGCGATCTGGAACGTCACCTGCCCCTGTGCGATGGCGATGAACTCGTCGCGTTTCGCCGCGACGGAACTGGTCAGCGGCACGAGAATGCACTGCGCGTCGAGCAACGCGAGAAACAACGCCACCGCGTTCGGCGAGAAATCCGCTTCGATCAAGGCGACTGTACCCGGCGCAACCTGCTCGGCTTGGATCCGCGCGCGCCAGAATGCGACGCGCGCCAACAACCACGTGTACGAATAGGCGCGCTCGCGCCACACAATCGCCTCGCGCGCGCCATTCGTCTCGAACACCTTGAGCAAAAAATCAATCACGCCACACCACCCAAGTAAATCACCTGGCTCGTGACGAGATCGCTTTCCGGGCGAATGAAAAAATCAATCACATTGACTACGTCGCGGAATTCGCCCAACCGGTGAATCGCTTGGCGTTGCACGAGCGCGTCAATTCGCTCGGGCGGCACCGCGCGAATCAAATCGGTTTGCACCGGCGTGGGACCGACCGCGTTGACCGTGATGTTGTACTCGGCGAATTCGCGCGCGAGAATGCGCGTCAGCGTTTCGACCGCCGACTTGGACGCGGCGTAAATCGCTTCGCCTTCCAAGTTGAGCGGCACGGCGACCGTCGAGAAATTCACGATCCGTCCCCAGCGCCGCTTTTGCATCAACTTGGCGGCTTCGC
The Chloroflexota bacterium genome window above contains:
- a CDS encoding SDR family oxidoreductase, which encodes MTETGVMLITGTRKGIGRFLAEHYRTRGWQVIGCSRQPFDATMENYRHYNLDVADETKVKAMFVDIRKTYGRLDVLVNNAGIAAMNHALLTPLASVHSVLNTNVVGTFLFCREAAKLMQKRRWGRIVNFSTVAVPLNLEGEAIYAASKSAVETLTRILAREFAEYNITVNAVGPTPVQTDLIRAVPPERIDALVQRQAIHRLGEFRDVVNVIDFFIRPESDLVTSQVIYLGGVA